A stretch of the Ascaphus truei isolate aAscTru1 chromosome 4, aAscTru1.hap1, whole genome shotgun sequence genome encodes the following:
- the LOC142492259 gene encoding uncharacterized protein LOC142492259 → MLLLYIVAPGGHVSPEMEQVSSPGSASSTLLEEHHGDEDDEYDEDDATEETEIQSCDHEEVPIETVVPPNRPSTSTYDAIVASEGKIVDAENRRHSDMMTVLERMIGLQEETVSQLAHLHRVFIEVPKQLQKINTSFEALVVQQTQANYWRMTNVPQFNTSQPGSVHAGQFSPHSSDIHSPGPNVTGQVADIAVQVPDDILPLPSVQIQQQTPTKEATKTKQDTHETDQPSLVQCLPTCSHVSLGTSPVREQSLPKSPVGESLPKSPVGESLPKSPVGESLPKSPVGESLPKSPVGESLPKSPVGESLPKSPVGESLATSPVGESLATSPVGEQSLATSPAREVPEATQSGSVVPKVGGKRKRKIQETTSRPVTRSQKEQKK, encoded by the exons atgttattgttatatatagttgcccctggaggacatgtgtcacctgagatggaacaagtgtcttcacctgggtcagccagctcaacactactagaag aacatcatggtgatgaggatgatgagtatgatgaggatgacgccacagaagagactgaaatacaatcatgtgaccatgaagaggtgccaatagaaactgttgtaccgccaaatcgtccatcaacttccacatacgatgcaattgtagcttcagagggaaaaatagtggacgcagaaaatcgtcgccattcagacatgatgacagtgctggaaaggatgattggactgcaggaagaaacagtatcacaattggcacatctccacagagtcttcattgaagtgcctaaacagttgcaaaaaatcaacacctcattcgaagcattagttgttcagcaaacacaagctaattactggagaatgactaatgtaccacaattcaacacctcccagccaggatctgttcatgcaggtcagttttcaccacattcatctgatattcattcaccaggcccaaatgttaccggtcaagtagcagacattgctgtgcaggttcctgatgacatcctaccgctgccatctgtacaaattcagcagcagacacctacaaaggaggcgacaaaaacaaaacaagacacacatgaaacagaccaaccatcacttgtgcagtgtctaccaacttgctcacatgtgtcactgggcacaagccctgtccgtgaacagtcactacccaaaagccctgtaggtgagtcgctgcccaaaagccctgtaggtgaatcgctgcccaaaagccctgtaggtgagtcgctgcccaaaagccctgtaggtgaatcgctgcccaaaagccctgtaggtgaatcgctgcccaaaagccctgtaggtgaatcactgcccaaaagccctgtaggtgagtcactggccacaagccctgtaggtgagtcactggccacaagccccgtaggtgaacagtcactggccacaagccctgcccgtgaagtgccagaggccactcaaagtggctctgttgtgcctaaagttggtggcaaaagaaaaaggaaaattcaagagacaacaagcaggcctgttactcgctcgcaaaaggaacaaaaaaaataa